A window of Plantibacter sp. PA-3-X8 genomic DNA:
CCGGCCGCGTCCGCCGCGATCCAGGCGCTCGACGCCGGCGACCCGGCCGCCTACGAGCGGATCCTCCGACCGACCGAGGCCCTGTCGCGGCAGATCTTCGCCGCGCCGACCTACTACTACAAGACGGGCATCGCCTTCCTCAGCTGGTTGAACGACCACCAGCCGGCGTTCTCGATGGTCGGCGGCTTGCACGCTGCCCGGAGCCTGCCGCACCTGTCGGAGATCGTGCGCCTCGCCGACGCGGCCGGCGCACTCGAGCACCCGGAGCTCGCCGCCGAACGCTGGACGGGCCTGCTGCGCACGGCCGGTGTCGTCGGCACGCTGACCACTGCGGGAGGAACCCGATGAGCACCACCGCCCTTCGACAAGCTCAAAAAGCGGCGGGACAAGCCGAGAGACCGGCGGGGCAAGCCCAGGGACCGGTGAGCGGCCACCTCACCCCGCACCCGCGACTCTCGGTCAACCAGGCCACGATCAAGTACGCCACCCTCCCGGAGGCGGTCACAGCCGTCACCGCGGCCGGTGTCACGAGCTTCGGCGCCTGGCGCGAGCCGGTTCAGGAGTACGGCGTCGCAGCCTCGGCGAGCCTCCTCACGGACAGCGGCCTGCGTGTCTCGAGCCTCTGCCGTGGTGGTTTCTTCACCATGCCCGAGGGGCCGACTCGCCGGACGTCGATCGACGACAACCGGACCGCGATAGACGAAGCCGCCGCCCTCGGCGCCCCGGCCCTCGTCCTCGTGGTCGGCGGCCTCCCGGCCGGATCCCGTGACCTCATCGGCGCCCGCGAACTCGTCCGAGACGCGATCGGTGAACTCACCGACCACGCGCTCGAGTCCGGCGTGCAGCTCGCCATCGAGCCGTTGCATCCGATGTACGCCTCGGACCGCGCGGTCGTCTCGACGCTCGGTCAGGCCCTCGACATCGCCGAGCAGTTCGCTCCGGAGGCCGTCGGAGTGGTCGTCGACACCTTCCACATCTGGTGGGACCCGCAGGTGCTCGAGCAGATCGCCCGCGCGGGCGCGACCGGTCGGATCTCCAGCTACCAGGCGTGCGACTGGGCGACGCCGCTCGCCGCGGACGTCCTCCTCTCCCGGCACTATCCGGGCGACGGCGTCGTCGACTTCGGCTTGCTCACCCGTGCCGTCGAGGCGGCGGGGTACACCGGCGACATCGAGGTCGAGCTCTTCAACCAGGACATCTGGGACAGCCCGTTCCAGCAGGTGGTGGATCGCACCGTCGACGCGTTCCAGGCGACGGTCGTCCCGCACCTCGACCACGACGACGACGCGATCCACCACCCCTGATCGCCGCGGCCGCCCTGTGGCAGAGTGTGTCTCAGCAGCCGCCAGTACGAAGGAGCGCCATGTCGGTCGACGAGCACCGGGCGACGCCGGTCCCCC
This region includes:
- a CDS encoding sugar phosphate isomerase/epimerase produces the protein MSGHLTPHPRLSVNQATIKYATLPEAVTAVTAAGVTSFGAWREPVQEYGVAASASLLTDSGLRVSSLCRGGFFTMPEGPTRRTSIDDNRTAIDEAAALGAPALVLVVGGLPAGSRDLIGARELVRDAIGELTDHALESGVQLAIEPLHPMYASDRAVVSTLGQALDIAEQFAPEAVGVVVDTFHIWWDPQVLEQIARAGATGRISSYQACDWATPLAADVLLSRHYPGDGVVDFGLLTRAVEAAGYTGDIEVELFNQDIWDSPFQQVVDRTVDAFQATVVPHLDHDDDAIHHP